The Lactuca sativa cultivar Salinas chromosome 2, Lsat_Salinas_v11, whole genome shotgun sequence genome includes the window TTGCTTTTGTGAACACCATGTAATTGGTGATGACCCATAGTAGAAAATGTGACCGGTTGTGCTTCTTCCGTCATCCGGGTCAACATTGTGACTACTATCACTATAACCAATAAGCCGCTTTTGACCCATTCTCTCGTACTTAATTCTGTATCCCGTTGTTCCTCGTAAGTATCTTAGAATGTGTTTGATTGCACCACCGTGTGATTCTCTTGGACTTTGCATATATTGGCTAACAACTCCAACCGCATATGTCATATCGGGTCTTGTTTGCAAGAGGTATCTAAGACATCCTACCACCTTTCGATATTGTGTTGGGTCGATTTCGGGTTCATCTTCGGCCTTCGACAATTTATTTCCCGGTTCCATCGGTATGTGGGTTGGATTGCAATCATGTAAACCGACTTCTTTTAAAATGCGTTTAGCATATGCTTCTTGGTTTATAGTAATCCCCGATTCTTCTTGCTTAACTTCAATGCCTAGGTAATAAGTTAATCTTCCAAGATCCGACATCTCAAAGTTCTTGGACATCTCTAATTTGAACTTCTTGATCATGCTCAAATTTGTACCTGTGACAAAtaagtcatcaacataaattgctAAAATTAGCAAGTTAGGTCCTTCACATTTCCGGTACACCGATGGTTCTTTCATGCACTTTTGAAATTTCATATTCTTCAAAATCCCATCAAGCTTCGTGTTCCATGCTCGAGGTGCTTGTCTTAGACCATATAGTGCTTTTGTAAGGCGATATACTTTATGCTCGTTGCCTTTCTTTATATAGCCTTCCGGTTGTGACACATAAACAGTTTCTTTTAATTCTCCATGTAAGAATGCTGTTTTTACATCTAAGTGGTGAAGCTCCCATCCATGAGTAGCTGCTAAGGCTATAAGAAACCGAATGGTTTCAATTCGAGCTACCGGGGCAAACACTTCCTGAAAATCAATACCGGGTTGTTGCACGTAACCTTTAACAACCAACCTTGCCTTGTATTTATTAATGGCTCCATCTACATTTTTCTTTAATTTGAACACCCACTTGAGTCCAATTGGCTTCACCGCCATAGGTTTGTTCACAAGAGTcaaagtattatttttgtttatcgACTTGATTTCCGCATCCATGGCCTTGACCCATTCCGGTTCATTCTTCGCTTCTTCAACCGATACCGGCTCGTCATTGGTTGTTAGAAGGAGTTCTTCGAGATTGTCAAGATCAAGCTCATAATCTTGAAATCGTCTTTGAGGTACTCTTGCTCTCGAGGGTCTTTGACTTGTAGCTCCTTGTTGAACATTATTATTTACTGGACTTGGTTGTGGATTATCTTATACTTCCCCTTCATCTCCAATCTCATGATCTGATTGAATTGGATCATTATTTACATCGTTTCCTTGGTTGGTGCTCACATCGTCTCTtggatagtcccatggtattacgAATGAGCCCGGTTCTTCATTGTTGGTTCCTGCTTCTTTAATCCAATCCCACCCTTTGGTTTCATCAAAAATAACATCTCGACTCACGATTATTTTTTGTGTTACCGGGTTAAATAACCGGTAAGTTTTCGTACCCGATTCGAAACCAACATATACTAGTGGTCTTGATCTTGCATCCAACTTCTTTTGATTAACCGGTTCAACTTTTGCATGTGCTAAACACCCAAATATACGAACATTTTCTAAATTCGGTTTTCTTTTATACAACTTTTCGTATGGAGTTGTATCACCAAGGACTCTTGTGTACACTCGATTGATTAGATTTGTTGAGTGATTTACTGCTTCTCCCCATAAGTAGTTTGGAACATGCATTGCCTTCATTATACTTCGTGTCATGTCCATAAGAGTTCGGTTTCTTCGTTccacaattccgttttgttgtggAGAGTATGGGGCGGTGAGATGGCGTTTAACTTCGTTTTGCTCATAAAAAGAATTAAACTCGAGAGAGGtaaactcacctcctcgatcactTCTAAACACTTTCAAAGGCTTTCCAATTTCATTTTCTACCAAAGCTTTGAATTTTTTGAAGTGTGTAAACGCCTCACTCTTTTCTTTTATGAGATAAATCCACATAAATCGTGAAAAACCATCAATTAGTGTAAAAATGTACCTATTTTGACCCTTGGTTGCCGACGTGATCGGACCGCATAAATCACCGTGAACAAGCTCCAATGGTTGTTTCGCTTTGTATGTCGTCATGGTTGGGAAGGACTTTCTTGTTTGCTTGCCGACTAAGCACGATTCACATAATTGATTCTCATGATCTAATTTCGGTAACCCTTTGACTAAACCCTTCTTGGACATCTTTTTCATTGACTCGAAATTGATGTGCCCAAGTCTTGCATGCCATCGCCACGCATCTTCACTTAGTCTTGAATGAAGGCAAATAGGAACTCCaatttgtaattttattttataaaggcGGTTTGAAGTTCTTTGTACTTTCATTAATAAGCAATTATCGACATCGTGTATGGTTAAATAGTTGTCTTTCATTCGAATATCACACCTGGCTTCAGTTGCTTGTCCGAGACTTATAATGTTGTTTTTGAGATCCGGTATGTAGTAAATCTCCGTCATCAGCCTTTGTTGACCTTTCTTGCCTTGGAAAAGTATAGCaccttttcccttgatttttacaCACAAGTTGTCTCCAAATTTAACCCTCCCGGTTATGCCTTCGTCAAGCTTGGAGAAAAATGACCGGTTCCCCATCATGTGATTGCTCGCCCCATTATCCAAATACCACACATCGTTTTCTTGTGAGTCGTATCGAGACGGTATCACCTTCTCTTCATTCAAAAACACGGTCTCGTTTAAAAATACGGCCTCGTCGATATCGTCATATTCAACAAAATTACTTTCTTGTAATTTTTTGATTCGGTCCGGGCATTGAGACGCAAAATGGCCCGGTTTATCGCACCGGTAACAAATAATATTGGAGCGGTCCTTTTTAGGTTTGCGGTTTGTTTCAGAATTAGAATTGGGCTTTCCTCCTTGGGCTTGTGTTGTTTTATTTTGGTTATTTCCGTGTGGGGCTTTATTGGATTTGGGCCCATTTGAATTTTTTGATCCAGCAGACCCAAACCCAGATCCTTCTTGCTGATTATACCCACCCGATCCACCAGCCCCTTTCCATTTGCCCTTCGTCGCTGTATTCTTCCGATTCGAGTTTCCACCATGGTCGACGAACAGGACCCTCGTCTGACCTTCACCTCCGGTCTCGTCCTCCTCCCTAATCCTTTCTTCATACGCCTTTAGCCGTCCTACTACATCTTCAAATCCGATGGTTTTCAAGTCCAGTACCTGCTCTAATGATGCGACGATGTGGATGAATTTTGCCCTTGGTAGTGATTTCAAGAATTTCTTCACCATTCTTTGTTCATTGATCGATTCACCTAGTGCGGCTGCCTTGGATGCAATTCCAGACAGCTTTCCCGTGAAAGAGTCGATCGAATCTGACTCAGTCATCTTCAAACGATCGAAATCAGACATTAAGGTCTGTAATCGTGCCTCCTTCACGCGGTCAGCCCCCATGTGCCTTGATTTGATTGCTTCCCAAAGTCCCTTGGAAGATTCTTGTTCACCGATTTGGATTATTAGTTCTTCAGGTATCGATTGATAAATTAAACCTATAGCTAAATCATCTTTGTCTTGATTTTTTGTAGTTCCAGGATCAATTATCTCCCAAGCTTTCTGAATCTTTAATACTACCTTCATTCTCATTGACCACACCGTGTAGTTTGTTGACGTGAGCATAGGGCACTGAACAGAGGTTGATCCAATTTCTTTCACCCTCACCGAAGCCTCTCCATCCCCTCCTGACATGTTGACCTACTTATCAACAGGTAAGATTTGATCTCACAGCTTCTTGTTTctgaggctctgataccaattcaaGTTAgaaaacacaaataatcaaaatatCTTTTTGATTAATAGGAAAATTGCTCAAAACCTATATTGTGTTTTTGTGTACAAACCATATCTcggtatctatacatatatactcCTAAACTACCAACTTGTAGAATAAGATTACAATTAGGAAACATGACTAACTTGCCATATTTATTGATTGCTTGGTCTCCAAGGTCCTACGtgacttaggattccaacaattttgttgtttaattattctaacaattttttttaattagaacCTCTAATCATGTTACAATTAACTCATCCCTATGAACGTACAGTATATATTAGAATCACATAACTAAAAGCTCATATTTCACAGTAATATTAAACCAACTTTGTTATATCACgttactttttaaaaaaaaaatcaatgtcgTCAATAACCTAAAtgtaattttttgtttattaatttttttataacggTTGAAAGATTATGCAATTGAGATaattacaaaaaataataataaaaaaaatctgggttttccggttctaaacccattTTACCCGGTTCCACCTTACCCACTTTCCTATTTCCGGGTTTtttggttctagacccactttacccggaaccgaaccggaaccggttcctatataccggtccggtttccgatTCTAAAAGATCTCGTTAAACGGTTCCGGGTTTTCCAGGTCCAGGTCCATCCGATCCGGTTtgggacccactttcatccctaggatCGATGTTGCTTTTGGTTCTTAATTTGTATCATCGTCTTCAAGGATTAATCactaaaatgataaaaaaaatggaTACTGGTTACGagataattatcttttaaatatttataatagtttaattatttatttgataaaTAATATTCGCAAAATATGTTCTCTTTTTATGAAATGACATCACTTCGTATAGAAAAAGTTTGctgtttttcaaaagaaaaaatttGTAGGAGATACAATCGtctagaaaaaataaataaattttaaaaagtccattttgaaaatttattttatcaaaACCTTCAAAcatggttattattattattattattattattattattattattattattattatagaacAGTGATTTGGAAACACTCTAATCTACTTTTAAATTTCGCATGTCTCATACGGGACTTGAATGTGTGGCTACATCACACCTGCATATGTCCGATGCCCAAGTTGGAGAAATTTGGTGGTTAACCACCGTGAAATTTAAtcgttttttttaatgaaatggTTAAATTGTGTGTATATATTGAAAGAATGATTGTAAAATGTTGACGAGGAAAGTGATGTGGCGTTGACATGATATGAAATGTTGAAATGATAAAAGATTGGTATGTCTTATGGTCTAAAGTACACTTTTGGTCTAAAGTACACTTTTGTGAGAGGTAATATGATTAGCACCCATGCCATTACCATTAATTACTCCTCCCTTTACAACCTTTGCATATATCATATGGATTTGCATGTTGTTCTTAATAACATCtctaatatatggtttaatgagaGATTTCAATGAGGTGGTAAACCTAATTATCATTCAATAGACGAAATGTTATCATTGTGAGATGTCATTTTTAATATTCAATGGATTTAGAATTTATTGACCATTAAACTTTTCACTTGGAAAAAGAAAAGTTATCTAATtcataaataaatgtttaaaatatattttattcaaCTTCTTAGAGTTCAAAACATTCACAgatgaacaaattaaacaaaacatccaccttttattattattattattattattattattattattattattattatcgtttTATTGACATTAGGTAACCGGCTAAAAGTAtaaatgaacaaattaaacaaaacatcCGGTTTTACTAGACCTTAAACATGTACAAAGAGACATTTTCGTGAAAATTTAAGGGTCTTTATATCATTTTCCCTTACATATTCTTTATTAAGTTATTGTCATCTCCCACCCTTATGAACGGAAAGAAAGAGAATCGCTTCCTTATCTTCGATAATTTCCTGGTGATATATACTTTTTGTTCcgaattgatagtccacttttgacttttgaatttttttttcaacttggaccttaaatatttttatttgtgttatatattacttgataaaacttataacaatgaaaaaacatttaaaatacaatctattcatatattttgcatcaaatattatctatgaaacacaaaaatatttaaggtcaaaattttaagaaaaaaaaactttaaaagtcaaaaataaactATCAATTTGAAACAGAGATAGTAAATGTTTAATCTTGAAACTAGCAAAATATAGTTATTTTTATGTACTTGCTATAACCTATATTAACATTGGTAAAGtacattaaataaatcaaaatatatatacGATAAGAAACTTTTAAAAGGAATAACATCACCTTCAATCAAACAAATTTATCTCAAACTCTAAAAACAATTATTACCAATACACCTAAAACTACATCAAATCTCTCACAATAAACAAttaacttcttttaataaaaagctCACAAAAAGATTTATTAGTTGGCTTCAACAAATTATAAACAAATCCTCCAGAAATTGCACCAATGAGTGGACCAAAGATGTACGCCCAAATCCCCTTGAAGTTAAGCTTCACAATAGCTGGTCCGAGACTCCTTGCAGGATTCATCGATGCTCCAGAAATTGGTCTAGATTAATCAATTATatataaatctttaaaaaaatcaaaattttaagttaatttaattcataaatatatcaagaaaacaaaaaaaccaaCCCTCCCACAAAGACATTTAACATAATCGTCATTCCAACTGCAATCCCTCCATGCTTCTTTATCTGCAACTTTGAATCAAATATTAGTAATAAACaagaatattttattttaaaacaaaacaagccaattaaaaaaaataccgcTCTATGATCATTAGTAGCACCCGAAATTACAAACATTAGAATAAACGTAATGATGATCTCAACAATAAACGACTGTGTTGTTGATGCAACTGGTGTAGTTCCAAAAAATGCTTCTGGAGTCACATCCATTATCAACGACAATGTTCCACTTGCAGAAATCGATCCTAATAACtgtgaaaatatataaaaaataacctGCAAAGAATTGTCATGCATGTATGTCTCTATATATAATGCATTCAACAACtatcataaaattaattattaagttAAACAGCTTTTAATTAACAAAATACCTCTTGAAACGAATGCAACCCTAAAAGAGACAAAGTAATAGTGACAGCCGGATTAAAGTGGGCTGAAACATGGCCGACGGTGTAAATCATTGCCATGACGATCAAACCCCAAGTCACACAAATTCCGGGGAAAGTTACAGTGCCACCATAAAGCTTATTAACGGCGACAGATCCACATCCGGCGAATATGATACAATATGTTCCGATGAATTCTGCTAACAACTACAGCATGCGTTACATTAGTTGATTGCATTCATAATTATCGATATATGTATATCTATATATACCTTTTGAGCTAAATGTATTCTAGGGTTTGTGGAGACCATCAAAGGAAGAAGATTGCCGTTTTCCATATTTGAGATTTGAGAATCATCAAGACCCATGGTGGGAAGAAGCTAGTAAGCGGAAAATTTTGAGAGAAATCAGAtttctttttttataaattttggatTAGGTTTTGAAGGTCCATGAGTATGGCTTATA containing:
- the LOC111900266 gene encoding probable aquaporin NIP-type isoform X2, which produces MGLDDSQISNMENGNLLPLMVSTNPRIHLAQKLLAEFIGTYCIIFAGCGSVAVNKLYGGTVTFPGICVTWGLIVMAMIYTVGHVSAHFNPAVTITLSLLGLHSFQEVIFYIFSQLLGSISASGTLSLIMDVTPEAFFGTTPVASTTQSFIVEIIITFILMFVISGATNDHRAIKKHGGIAVGMTIMLNVFVGGPISGASMNPARSLGPAIVKLNFKGIWAYIFGPLIGAISGGFVYNLLKPTNKSFCELFIKRS
- the LOC111900266 gene encoding probable aquaporin NIP-type isoform X1; the encoded protein is MGLDDSQISNMENGNLLPLMVSTNPRIHLAQKLLAEFIGTYCIIFAGCGSVAVNKLYGGTVTFPGICVTWGLIVMAMIYTVGHVSAHFNPAVTITLSLLGLHSFQEVIFYIFSQLLGSISASGTLSLIMDVTPEAFFGTTPVASTTQSFIVEIIITFILMFVISGATNDHRAVFFLIGLFCFKIKYSCLLLIFDSKLQIKKHGGIAVGMTIMLNVFVGGPISGASMNPARSLGPAIVKLNFKGIWAYIFGPLIGAISGGFVYNLLKPTNKSFCELFIKRS